In Tripterygium wilfordii isolate XIE 37 chromosome 23, ASM1340144v1, whole genome shotgun sequence, one genomic interval encodes:
- the LOC119992970 gene encoding zinc-finger homeodomain protein 10-like has protein sequence MEITPNTVGPKSPELDTETPTRIRPTKSFTNGVLKRHHLHHHQPVVVIYKDCQKNHAATLGGHALDGCGEFMSSPSATPTDPTSLKCAACGCHRNFHRRDPDDPLTPLPPNTTTTIVYQPHHRHHPPPPLQSVPQSGHRSPNSASPPPISSSYYPSAPHMLLALSGGISGPQDPTNFNQSGSPNTRKRFRTKFTQTQKEKMCEFAERVGWKMQKRDEDLVHEFCNEIGIAKGVLKVWMHNNKNTFGKRDVNGSRIDTAPTTAIAAANNNGNYENKVHGIEIHVGTNGSSSSS, from the coding sequence ATGGAGATAACCCCAAATACAGTTGGTCCTAAATCCCCTGAACTTGACACTGAAACACCCACCCGGATCCGACCCACTAAGAGCTTTACTAACGGAGTTCTCAAGCgtcaccacctccaccaccaccaaccgGTGGTGGTAATATACAAAGACTGTCAGAAGAACCACGCGGCTACATTAGGTGGTCATGCTCTTGATGGGTGTGGTGAGTTCATGTCTTCTCCTTCCGCCACCCCAACCGACCCCACCTCGCTAAAATGTGCTGCATGTGGTTGCCACCGCAACTTCCACCGCCGTGACCCGGATGACCCTTTGACGCCACTACCTCCTAATACTACAACCACGATAGTGTACCAGCCTCACCACCGCCACCACCCACCACCTCCGCTGCAATCGGTGCCGCAATCGGGTCATCGGAGCCCCAATTCAGCATCTCCTCCGCCGATCTCGTCCTCCTATTACCCTTCAGCGCCTCACATGCTACTCGCTCTCTCCGGCGGCATTTCGGGTCCGCAAGACCCAACAAATTTCAACCAATCTGGGAGTCCTAACACCAGAAAGCGATTCAGGACGAAATTCACACAAACCCAGAAAGAGAAAATGTGCGAGTTTGCGGAGCGAGTCGGGTGGAAGATGCAGAAGAGAGACGAGGATTTGGTTCACGAGTTCTGCAACGAAATTGGGATCGCTAAAGGGGTTTTGAAGGTGTGGATGCACAACAACAAGAACACTTTCGGTAAAAGAGATGTTAATGGGTCTCGAATTGACACTGCTCCCACAACCGCCATCGCCGCCGCAAACAACAACGGAAATTATGAGAATAAGGTCCACGGGATTGAGATTCATGTTGGGACTAATgggtcttcttcatcttcttga